A part of Gramella sp. MAR_2010_147 genomic DNA contains:
- the rimM gene encoding ribosome maturation factor RimM (Essential for efficient processing of 16S rRNA), whose amino-acid sequence MTKEECFYLGKIVAKFSFKGEVLIKLDTDEPETYTEMESVLVEYNDNLVPFFIERSYLHKSTLLRAKFEDIETEEDAEDMIGAHVYLPLSFLPELPEDKFYFHEIIGFDVEDATHGNIGKVVSINDSTAQALFEIEKDGKQILIPMNDEFIEKVDKKNKVVKVKTPEGLVDLYLG is encoded by the coding sequence ATGACTAAGGAAGAATGTTTCTACCTCGGAAAAATCGTTGCGAAATTTAGCTTTAAGGGAGAGGTGCTCATTAAACTGGACACCGATGAACCCGAAACTTACACAGAAATGGAATCAGTGCTCGTTGAATACAACGATAATCTGGTTCCATTTTTTATTGAAAGATCTTACCTGCATAAAAGCACCTTACTCCGTGCTAAATTTGAGGACATAGAAACAGAAGAAGACGCCGAAGATATGATTGGCGCCCATGTTTACCTCCCTCTTTCCTTTCTACCTGAACTTCCGGAAGATAAATTCTACTTTCACGAAATTATTGGCTTTGATGTAGAAGATGCTACTCATGGAAACATAGGCAAAGTAGTTTCCATTAACGATTCTACTGCCCAGGCTCTTTTCGAAATTGAAAAAGACGGAAAGCAGATCCTTATCCCAATGAATGATGAATTTATTGAAAAAGTGGATAAGAAGAATAAGGTGGTAAAGGTTAAAACCCCGGAAGGCTTGGTTGATCTTTATTTAGGTTAA
- a CDS encoding permease-like cell division protein FtsX, protein MTTSFERYQKRRLISSYFSVVISISLVLFLLGMLGLLVLNTKKVADHFKEQIALTVYLKDNAKEVEIEQLKKSLAMADYTKSTTYVSKEDAAEAHSEEIGEDFMEFLGYNPLQNSIDVYMNADFVSSEQVDQIAGALTSKNFVDEVVYDKPLIALLNDNVKKISFWVLVASSVFTFIAVLLINSSIRLAVYSKRFIIKTMQMVGATKGFIRRPFIWQSVKLGLIGAILALIGMAAVLYYLNNSFTELNLLGDVKMLVILFSGIFLMGIVITWISTYFATSRFLNLKTDELYY, encoded by the coding sequence ATGACCACATCTTTTGAAAGGTATCAGAAACGCCGACTTATATCTTCCTATTTTTCAGTAGTTATCAGTATTTCTCTGGTATTATTCCTGTTAGGAATGCTGGGCCTCTTGGTATTGAATACAAAAAAGGTTGCCGATCATTTTAAAGAGCAGATCGCACTGACGGTTTACCTGAAAGATAACGCCAAGGAAGTTGAAATCGAGCAATTAAAGAAAAGCCTGGCCATGGCCGACTATACCAAGTCTACCACGTATGTTTCCAAGGAAGATGCAGCCGAGGCACATAGTGAAGAAATTGGCGAAGATTTTATGGAATTCCTGGGGTATAATCCGCTTCAGAATTCTATAGATGTATATATGAACGCCGATTTTGTCTCTTCAGAACAGGTAGACCAGATCGCAGGAGCTCTTACTTCAAAGAATTTTGTAGACGAGGTAGTTTATGACAAACCGCTTATCGCTTTATTAAACGATAATGTGAAAAAGATCAGTTTCTGGGTTCTAGTAGCCAGCTCCGTTTTCACATTTATTGCAGTATTACTAATCAACAGTAGCATTAGATTGGCGGTATATTCAAAAAGATTTATTATTAAAACCATGCAAATGGTTGGCGCCACCAAAGGTTTTATTAGAAGACCATTTATATGGCAAAGTGTAAAACTTGGATTGATCGGGGCTATTTTAGCATTGATAGGAATGGCTGCTGTATTATATTACCTGAACAATAGTTTTACTGAACTTAATCTTTTGGGGGACGTAAAAATGCTCGTGATCCTGTTTTCAGGGATTTTCCTGATGGGAATTGTAATTACATGGATAAGTACGTATTTTGCGACCTCGCGTTTTCTAAACCTGAAAACCGACGAACTTTATTATTAG
- a CDS encoding DUF3098 domain-containing protein has protein sequence MKKDKEIHDGGSFNTGFVFGKKNYTFMFIGMAVIALGFILMSGGGSEDPNEFNDAIYNFQRIRLAPAMVLIGFAIEVYAILLNPDKK, from the coding sequence ATGAAAAAGGATAAAGAGATACACGATGGAGGTAGTTTTAATACCGGGTTTGTTTTCGGAAAGAAGAACTATACTTTTATGTTCATAGGTATGGCGGTGATCGCTTTAGGCTTTATTTTAATGTCTGGCGGCGGTAGCGAAGATCCTAATGAATTTAATGACGCGATCTATAATTTTCAAAGAATTCGACTTGCACCGGCTATGGTGCTGATTGGTTTTGCCATTGAGGTTTATGCCATTCTATTGAATCCCGATAAAAAATAA
- a CDS encoding undecaprenyl-diphosphate phosphatase: MDVLDAVILGIIQGLTEFLPVSSSGHLELGKAILGDTSVPEESLLFTVVLHFATALSTIVVFRKDILEIIGGLLSFKWNEETQFSLKIIVSMIPAVLVGLLFEEQLEALFGGNILFVGFMLLITALLLWLADKAKNTGKKVSYSNAFVIGVSQAIAMLPGISRSGATISTSVLLGNDKTKAARFSFLMVVPLIFGKIAKDLLSGELMESNADFTILAVGFVAAFLAGLVACTWMIALVKKSKLSWFAAYCFVVGLAAIIFAYAQ; encoded by the coding sequence TTGGACGTATTAGACGCCGTGATCCTTGGGATCATCCAGGGACTTACCGAATTTTTGCCTGTATCTTCCAGTGGACATTTAGAATTAGGGAAAGCTATTTTAGGAGATACCAGTGTACCAGAAGAATCACTATTATTTACGGTAGTACTTCACTTCGCAACTGCATTAAGTACGATTGTGGTCTTCAGAAAAGATATTTTAGAAATTATAGGTGGTCTACTGAGCTTTAAATGGAATGAGGAAACTCAATTCTCTTTGAAGATCATAGTTTCCATGATCCCTGCAGTTCTCGTTGGGCTTTTGTTCGAAGAACAATTAGAGGCGCTATTTGGAGGAAATATCCTGTTTGTAGGATTTATGCTATTGATCACCGCATTACTTCTCTGGCTGGCAGATAAGGCGAAGAACACCGGAAAAAAAGTTAGCTATAGCAATGCATTCGTAATCGGTGTTTCACAGGCTATCGCCATGTTACCCGGAATCTCCCGAAGTGGAGCTACTATTTCAACTTCCGTATTACTCGGAAATGATAAAACGAAAGCAGCAAGATTCTCATTTTTAATGGTGGTGCCACTAATATTCGGAAAGATCGCAAAAGATCTTTTAAGCGGTGAATTGATGGAAAGCAATGCCGATTTCACCATTCTGGCAGTTGGATTCGTGGCAGCATTCCTGGCCGGGCTTGTTGCGTGTACCTGGATGATCGCACTGGTTAAGAAAAGTAAACTTTCATGGTTTGCCGCGTATTGTTTTGTAGTGGGACTGGCGGCTATTATTTTTGCGTATGCACAATAA
- the leuS gene encoding leucine--tRNA ligase: MSYHFNKIEEKWQKYWAENQTFKASNDSEKPKYYVLDMFPYPSGAGLHVGHPLGYIASDIYARFKRHKGFNVLHPQGYDSFGLPAEQYAIQTGQHPAVTTENNIARYREQLDKIGFSFDWSREVRTSEPDYYKWTQWIFIQLFESWYDRESEKSRPISELEDIFSSEGNSRINAACDDDVSEFSAEEWNKYSQDEKEHILLKYRLTYLAETEVNWCPQLGTVLANDEIVNGVSERGGYPVVRKKMTQWSMRISAFAERLLQDLNNIDWTESLKESQRNWIGKSVGAHVDFNIKDTDHKVGVFTTRPDTIFGVSFMTLAPEHDLVKEITTSAQKEEVDAYIQASAKRSERERMADVKTISGVFTGAYAEHPFTKESIPIWIGDYVLAGYGTGAVMAVPCGDQRDHDFARHFELPIPNIFENVDVSQKAYAGKEGTVIANSDFLSGLEYKEALNKVILELEKTGQGYGKTNYRLRDAVFSRQRYWGEPFPVYYVNGLPKMIDLKHLPLRLPEVEKYLPTETGEPPLGNATDWAWDVEKNDVVSNDKIDDKTVFPLELNTMPGWAGSSWYLFRYMDAGNPDRFVSEEAQQYWKNVDLYIGGSEHATGHLLYSRFWTKFLHDRGWLTVEEPFKKLINQGMILGTSAFVYRLEGENVFVSKNQIKGNNVQPIHADVSLVNSSDELDIEGFKKWRPEFADAKFLTEDGKYVVGREVEKMSKSKYNVVNPDEICEDYGADTLRMYEMFLGPLEQAKPWNTAGITGVHNFLKKLWKLYHNGEEFSVSDDKASADSLKTFHKTIKKVTEDIEDFSFNTSVSTFMICVNELTAQKCNSREILEPLAVLIAPYAPHIAEELWEKLGYSESVTTAKYPEFEDKYLVESMKNYPVSFNGKMRFTMELPLDMGKDEIEKTVMADERTQKQLDGRTPKKVIVVPGKIVNIVG; this comes from the coding sequence ATGAGTTACCACTTTAATAAGATCGAGGAAAAATGGCAGAAATACTGGGCAGAAAACCAGACTTTTAAAGCCTCAAACGATTCTGAAAAACCAAAATATTATGTGCTGGACATGTTCCCTTATCCTTCGGGAGCTGGTTTACATGTTGGGCATCCGCTGGGATATATAGCCAGTGATATTTATGCGCGCTTTAAGAGGCATAAAGGTTTTAATGTATTGCATCCTCAGGGATATGATAGTTTTGGTCTTCCGGCGGAGCAATACGCCATTCAAACCGGTCAGCATCCTGCGGTAACTACAGAGAATAATATTGCTCGCTATCGTGAACAATTAGATAAAATAGGATTTTCATTCGATTGGAGTCGGGAAGTGAGAACCAGCGAGCCAGATTATTATAAGTGGACGCAATGGATCTTTATTCAGCTTTTTGAAAGCTGGTATGATAGGGAATCGGAAAAGTCCCGCCCGATCTCTGAGCTTGAAGACATTTTTTCTTCTGAAGGTAACTCGAGAATAAATGCCGCATGTGATGATGATGTATCAGAATTTTCAGCTGAAGAATGGAATAAATATTCTCAGGATGAAAAGGAGCATATTCTATTAAAATACCGATTAACTTATCTGGCAGAAACCGAAGTGAACTGGTGTCCGCAACTTGGAACCGTTCTTGCGAATGATGAGATCGTAAACGGTGTTTCTGAACGTGGAGGATACCCCGTAGTTAGAAAGAAAATGACACAATGGAGTATGAGAATTTCTGCTTTTGCGGAAAGACTACTTCAGGATCTTAATAATATCGACTGGACTGAAAGTTTAAAGGAAAGTCAGCGTAACTGGATCGGGAAATCTGTTGGAGCTCATGTGGATTTTAATATAAAAGATACAGATCACAAAGTTGGTGTTTTCACTACCCGTCCCGATACTATTTTCGGAGTTAGTTTTATGACCCTTGCACCAGAACATGACCTGGTAAAAGAGATAACTACTTCAGCACAAAAAGAAGAAGTGGACGCTTATATTCAGGCCAGTGCCAAAAGGAGTGAGCGTGAGCGTATGGCCGATGTGAAGACCATTAGTGGTGTATTTACGGGTGCTTATGCTGAACATCCTTTCACTAAAGAATCTATACCAATCTGGATCGGAGATTATGTACTTGCAGGTTACGGAACCGGCGCGGTAATGGCCGTTCCGTGCGGAGACCAGCGTGATCATGATTTTGCAAGACATTTTGAGTTGCCAATTCCGAATATCTTCGAAAATGTGGATGTTTCCCAGAAAGCATATGCGGGGAAGGAAGGAACGGTGATCGCAAATTCAGATTTCCTAAGCGGACTCGAATATAAAGAAGCGCTGAATAAAGTGATCCTGGAACTTGAAAAAACTGGCCAGGGTTACGGAAAAACAAATTACAGACTTAGAGATGCGGTGTTTAGCCGCCAAAGATATTGGGGAGAGCCGTTCCCGGTGTATTACGTGAATGGTTTGCCTAAAATGATAGACCTGAAGCATCTTCCATTAAGGTTGCCTGAAGTGGAGAAATATCTTCCAACAGAAACCGGCGAACCGCCATTAGGAAATGCAACAGATTGGGCCTGGGATGTTGAAAAGAATGATGTTGTGTCGAATGATAAAATCGATGATAAAACCGTCTTTCCATTAGAGCTGAATACCATGCCGGGTTGGGCAGGAAGTAGCTGGTATCTTTTCAGGTATATGGATGCCGGGAATCCAGATCGATTTGTTTCTGAAGAAGCTCAGCAATACTGGAAAAATGTTGACTTGTATATAGGTGGTAGCGAGCATGCTACCGGGCACCTGTTATATTCGAGATTCTGGACCAAATTCTTACATGACCGCGGATGGTTGACGGTTGAGGAGCCATTCAAAAAATTGATTAACCAGGGGATGATCCTTGGAACAAGTGCCTTTGTTTATAGACTTGAAGGGGAGAATGTTTTTGTTTCCAAAAACCAGATCAAAGGAAATAATGTTCAGCCGATACATGCTGATGTATCTCTGGTTAACTCTTCTGATGAGTTGGATATTGAAGGTTTTAAAAAATGGAGGCCAGAATTTGCTGATGCGAAATTCCTGACGGAAGATGGTAAATACGTTGTTGGTAGGGAAGTGGAAAAAATGTCTAAATCCAAATATAATGTGGTAAATCCAGATGAGATCTGCGAAGATTATGGAGCAGATACTTTGAGGATGTATGAAATGTTTCTCGGACCACTGGAACAGGCAAAACCCTGGAACACTGCCGGGATTACCGGAGTACATAATTTTCTGAAAAAGCTTTGGAAATTATATCATAATGGAGAAGAATTCTCTGTCTCCGATGATAAAGCTTCTGCAGATTCTTTAAAGACTTTTCATAAGACGATCAAAAAAGTAACGGAAGATATTGAAGATTTCAGCTTTAATACATCAGTCTCTACTTTTATGATCTGTGTGAATGAGTTAACTGCTCAAAAATGTAATTCTCGCGAAATTCTAGAACCTTTGGCTGTTCTTATCGCACCTTACGCTCCGCATATAGCGGAAGAACTTTGGGAGAAGTTAGGTTATTCAGAATCTGTTACCACGGCTAAATATCCCGAATTCGAAGATAAGTACCTGGTAGAAAGTATGAAGAACTATCCTGTTTCTTTTAATGGAAAGATGAGATTTACTATGGAACTTCCATTAGATATGGGTAAAGATGAAATTGAAAAGACGGTGATGGCAGATGAGCGAACTCAAAAACAACTGGATGGTCGAACCCCTAAGAAAGTGATCGTGGTGCCGGGTAAAATTGTAAATATTGTAGGGTAA
- a CDS encoding 2-dehydropantoate 2-reductase encodes MHFDKLSATQGCHAELDSASHLKTLNQVQGDVHRIFPKFDKNRIMEILVYGIGGVGGYFGGKLANAGFNVSMIARGEHLKQIQKNGLEVESIKGNFKVKPKVATSDISEIPKPDLIMLGIKSWQIPSVAAELKPIIGEDTMVLPLQNGADNVEKLQEILPKKNVLAGLCFVVSYIEKPGKIKHAAFDPKITFGEIDNSKSDRILKLKNVFEEAGIANSIPENIQLEVWKKFLFISTVSGIGGLTRVSIDKIRESDYLHDMMQNTAKEIIEVANAKGIPLSEKHLEKVFETISAQPEGTTSSTQRDIMNGKPSELENFNGFIVKEGEKLGVKTPVNRYIYECLKPMEAVARKSKE; translated from the coding sequence ATGCACTTCGACAAGCTCAGTGCAACACAGGGATGTCATGCTGAACTTGATTCAGCATCTCATCTAAAGACCCTGAATCAAGTTCAGGGTGACGTTCATAGAATCTTTCCTAAATTTGATAAAAATCGAATTATGGAAATACTGGTTTATGGGATAGGTGGTGTTGGAGGTTATTTTGGTGGAAAACTTGCCAATGCAGGTTTCAATGTAAGTATGATCGCCAGAGGAGAGCATTTAAAGCAAATTCAGAAAAACGGACTTGAGGTTGAAAGCATTAAAGGGAATTTTAAGGTAAAGCCTAAAGTTGCCACTTCTGATATTTCAGAAATCCCAAAACCAGATCTTATTATGCTGGGAATCAAATCCTGGCAAATTCCTTCCGTAGCTGCAGAATTAAAACCGATCATAGGTGAAGATACCATGGTGCTTCCATTGCAGAACGGAGCAGATAATGTAGAGAAATTACAGGAAATTCTTCCGAAGAAAAACGTGCTTGCCGGACTTTGTTTTGTGGTTAGTTATATTGAAAAACCGGGAAAAATTAAACATGCGGCTTTTGATCCAAAGATCACTTTTGGAGAAATCGATAATTCAAAGTCAGATAGAATTTTGAAGCTTAAAAATGTATTTGAAGAAGCTGGAATTGCGAATTCAATCCCTGAAAATATTCAATTAGAGGTCTGGAAGAAATTTCTTTTTATCTCTACGGTAAGCGGTATTGGAGGGTTGACGCGTGTTTCCATCGATAAGATTCGGGAGAGTGATTATTTACATGACATGATGCAGAATACAGCAAAGGAGATCATAGAAGTTGCAAATGCAAAAGGAATCCCACTTTCCGAGAAGCATTTAGAAAAGGTCTTTGAAACTATCAGTGCTCAACCGGAAGGAACTACTTCCTCTACTCAGAGAGATATCATGAATGGTAAACCTTCAGAACTGGAAAATTTCAATGGCTTTATAGTAAAAGAAGGGGAAAAACTGGGTGTCAAGACTCCAGTTAACAGGTATATCTATGAGTGCCTGAAACCTATGGAGGCAGTAGCCAGAAAATCGAAAGAATAG